In the genome of Drosophila virilis strain 15010-1051.87 unplaced genomic scaffold, Dvir_AGI_RSII-ME tig00000704, whole genome shotgun sequence, the window TCCTTTTTTGTCACAGTTCATTGCACAGCTGACTTCTTTATTCTGTTTTGTGCGTCATTCGTAAACGTTACAGAAGAAGTTCTGGAATATACAAAAATCTCCTATTCAAATGTATCAAACTCTTTTGGTAACAAGTTATACTCTCGTCTGGATTTTATACTGTCGTATTTTGCAATACGCTTTGTGTGTCATTCTTAAATGTTTTCCTTAAATTCACTTTGTGTGACATTCTTAAAAGTTGTACAGACTTAATGTCTCTACACTACAAAGTTAGAAATTCTTTCATATGTAGCAAACAGACTTAGATAGTCTATGTACCTAAGAAGACTGCAATTATTGAATAGCTCACAGTTTATTCAACTCAACGTTGGTTTTAACAGTGGCTTAGTTAAGGGGAGTGCTACTCATAGAGATTTAGAAGATTAAGAACTAAActcaaaaatattatatactaAATATTGAAGCCAAAGTAAATATTTCAGATACAAGGTAGAATTTATTCGTTTGTATGTTTCTGAGTAGACCCCCTTTGTGCGTTGTGCCGCTGTCCAGGTCCACATCATCTTATCAAGAGTTGGCCATCAACTAGGTGGGTCTGCTGCATAATCAAACGATGCGAACGAGGAAAACCCACTGATTGACCGATGTCAGTTGCTGGAGTAGCCAATGAAATGCAGTTTTACATTTTTGGGTTACACAAAAAGCAGCGTGGTCTATTTAATGacggcaacaaaaaattgGAGCAGCTGCATTTCTTTCAGGGCCAAGGCTATGACATTTAATGGCCGATTGGCTGGCTATTTGATGTGAcatcttttgattttgttcgtttgtttgcTGCAGGTGAACGTGTATCTGGAACTGTTCGCCATGGAGTCGGCCAATCGGGCGCGTTACAACGAACTGAGCAACGCCTGCCTTAACTGGCGCTTGCAGCAGCGCAACTTTGGAGTTCAGGCCAAGAGTGTGGTGGAGTATTGCGATACGACAGCGACCGCCGGCAAGGTCAGCGAAGAAGGTGAGTCACAGGGAAAGCAGGtgacattttttatgctaacaacaataattacatTCGTAGTACCGAATACACCCGAATTTATTGTTGATTGCAGCCCGATCCTTACTGTTATATATTCTACTATTTTTACGGATCaagaataaatgtatatagttTATGGATTCGGAAATATATCCTGCTATTCGCTCACATTCCCTggcaaatttataaattgctTAACAAACGTATAACAAGAGTTCTGCCTCTCCACAGATGATCCCTGGAACTTGGGCTTCTATGTGTTGGTCTGTGCCCTCATCCTGTTCTCCTGCCTCAGCAGCCTCGTCGATTTGCATTTGAAGCGCCGGCGACATGATAAAATGTTGAAGGAGCGCGATCATTATAAGACGCCGCCACGTAGCCTGGTCACGCGCCTGCTGCTGACGTTTTCGATTGCTAGGAATTGGTATCGATTGAATCAGGAGCCAAATGGCAAGATCGGACGCGAATTACGTTTTCTTGATTGCTTCAAGTTCTTTGCCATGTTTCTGGTCATCTTTGCGCACACCAATTGGGTGATCTACGAGAGCGCCATCAGTAATCCCCAAGATCCCGAGCGCATGCTGCATACGGCTGTCGGCACGCTCCTTATCTCCGGCTCTCTCATCACCGTCACCTTCTTTGTGATTAGCGGCTTGCTGCTCACCGTCAACTGGCTGGCGGTGACTCGGGCGCTGGCGGGCGACAAAAACGAGACGTGGAGCCTAGCCAAATATGCGGCACTCTTTGTCAAGTTCAATGTGTTTCGCTATATACGCCTCACCGTGCCCTATGgctttgtgctgctgctgagcgGCGTTTACTTTGAGAACGCAGGCGGTCCGCTCTGGCGACACATTTACCAGCGGGAGCAGCTAGCCTGCCGCAAGAACTGGTGGAccaattttctatttattaacaattatgTGCAAACCGATGAGCGTGTAAGTGCAGCGCAGGATTAACTGGATTCACCCAGAGCTGGCTAAAGTCTTAGTTTATGTTTGCAGTGCCTGCTGCAAGGCTGGTATTTGGCCGCGGACACGCAATCCTTTGCCTTGAGCTTGTTGGTACTAATACTGGGACATCGCTTTGGACGCTGGAGCAAGCAGCTCTATGGCATCGTGCTGGGCATCTTTATGCTGCTGCCCGCTGTGCTGACATATGTCTTCGACTACTATCCCATCTTCCTGCCGACGCCGCAGTAAGTAACCGAGAACTGGATCGACTTGGCTTCGTTTGTGTTTGTTAATTTGTGTCTCCCTTACAGAATACAGAAGGACTCGTTTATTGGCGATCGTCAGTTTACTGAGTTTTATACATcctttcaaatgaatttcgGCGCCTATTTCTGTGGCGTCCTGGCGGCCATTGCCTATGATCAGCTGTCCCTGAAGCAGTACAAACTGCGTGAGCTGCGCAGCTTTCAGGTGTTCTGGTTTAGTTTGATTCCAGTTGGTGTCCTGTGGCTCTTTACGGCGCATCCGATTTATCAGCATTATTATACGGAAACTCCGCGCTTTTGGGGCGCCATCTATGCGACCGTACAGCGCAACTTTTGGGCCTTTGGTCTGAGCATATTCGTTGTGGGAATGGCTGCCAAAGTAGGTTGTAAGTATAAATCCAAATCACATTTACATTTCTTTCCACCTTACCTTTAAGTCATTaacatataattatttattttgaagtaACAATCGTTCTAAATTATTCCTGGTATTTAAATGCTTCTAATAACAACTAGTAACCATTGAGTAATTAGAATGTAATTCGAAATTCCACTTAAATTCTTGTTTatctaacaatttattttcatatttaaattgtagtGGAACATGCAAATGGAATCCTTAATGTTCCTGGCACACCTTACTAGTAATTAGTTGagtaattaaaatgtaattatttgttcctgtaaaatttttacatattacTATTTTGTCAGCATTTAACTCCTTGCACAATTATTCATGCTTTAATTTGCAAACTTAATTACATTAATTACCTTTGattaattgaataataatttttaccaGTAATTACTTGTGAGCAGTGGAGCTGTCATTTCATTAAACTTcttatatttgaattatttacgTTCTCCAGAAATTACTTCAGAGTAattgaaattatattataaattatttaattttccagGGATTCTACGCAAGTTTGCCTGCCTGCCCATCTTTCGCATACTGGGTCGACTGACCTATGGCGCCTTCATTGTGCATCTCCTGGTGGCACGTCTAGCGCTGGCTACCGTACGTGAGCCTATATACTTTGGCACGGGCACTATGGTGAGTTGAAGATGATTCTAATATGTTCCAGTTTGGGCActtaatattttgcatatctcATACACAGTTTGCTTATATATTCTACGTGTTATGCGCCTCGTATCTGAGTTCCCTGCTACTGGCTATTTTTGTGGAGTTGCCTGTATCATCATGTCTTAAGCTGTTGCGCTAGTCCAAGCTAAactaaaatgttgttgacatttGCTTAAAGTAACTCTCTAAAGATTAGTTTTATTAAGCGTCGATTCAAGCAAGTAACTGAAAGCTTAAAGTTTTATGAAAGCTTTGGGAATATCAGCTTGTTAAAAGACAAATTTGCCGACAAAACCTAAGCAAAGGGTTTATTAGattcaaatataaaagatTTCGAATTAATTCTTTTAATTCTTACTTCAAGCAAGTGTCAGCACTGTGTAAATGAAACTTTTAACTTATGCTAAAgatttttgttagtaaaaccTAAATTTAAGTAACTTAAGCTTAATAAAGCCCAAAGTGTCGTTAAATACCTTGGAGTTATCGGTATCGAAGTGTACTTAAAACGATACATATCGATAAAATCATGAAGTATTTTTAACGTTTGAttgaaaacatatatattttgttaattcaaTACTTATCGAAGTTGATCAATAAAGGCATAAAGGCATAAAGTGTCAGTGTCACAATACACAAATCTATTGAGTTGCTCGACGCATGCAAGAAAACTTGCACTCGATACTTATCGAAATTAATCGATAAAATCATGAAGTATGTTTAACGTTtgaatgaaaacatttttttgttaattcaaTCAATACTTATATATGGGATATTCAGTGTCAGTGTCAGTCACAATACACAAATCTATTGAGTTACTCGACGCATGCAAGAAAACTTGCACTCGATACTTATCGAAGTAAATCGATTACAGcattaagaaaaaaatgcttaggaaatgaaaaagtaaaagagttatgtacatacatatatgtaactCACCCCATGCCAATCTGACTCTGCTCGTGCTCCAGCTCACTGCGACGACACAGCTCCATGAAATGCCACTTAATGATATTGGCGGCCTCATCGTTAAGCAGCGGCTTGACATTCTGGCGCGCATAGGCAATGAATTTCTTCATCAATATAGGCGGCAGCAGATCCAATTCAGGCTCTAGAACATTACACTCCAAACGCTTATCCAGATCATAATCCTGCTGCATAATGCTATCCTTATCATCGTTCGGCACAACGGGCGCGTCATGAAAGGTGGCCTCACACACGGACTCACTCTTCTTGGGCTTCAGTGCATAGCGTGCGGCAATCTGTTCGCGCCTCTTGGAGCCAGCGTGGAGGGCACGCACATGCTCCGTTAAGGATTTATCGCGCGTGGTCGATTGTCTGTCCAGCAGCACATAGACCAGATGAAACTCCTTGAGCAAGGCCGCAGTGATGCGAATATTCTGCAGCAAATAACGTGCCTGGTCGTACTGCCCACGCTGCGGATTGGCGCAGGCAATAATCGCGGGTTGTGCTTCAAAGGAGGCAAAGAGACCTGGTAACGGCATATTCAGCTCTCCGGCTTGCATGCACTGTAGCAGCAGCGTCTGCTTGGAGGCCAACTTGTCCACACCGTCCACAAGGCAAGTACCTGCTGTGCCGGCCATGAGTAGTGCGCCCGCATCCATGACCCGCTTGTTGCGTCCGCAAAAGCTAATGCCCAATTGATTGGCTGCTTGGGCGCCACGTTTGCCGCTTACGTGAGCGCCACGCTCAGTGATCTGTGCACAGTTCTGCAGCATCATGGATTTGCCAATGCCCGGATCACCGACCAGTAGCACATTAATGTTCTCGCcgagcaacgacaacaagcaGGCGGCCTTGGCCAACTCGTGACCGTGCAACTCCGGCGCCAGCGATTGCACCAGCAGCTTAAAGCAATTGGGCTCCGTGTTTATCGTCGAAATAGCCTCTAAATCACGTTCGCTAAATTCCAGCTTTACGTGCCGCGCCTGCTGCACGCTGCAAGCGCGTAAATACACCTGCAAATTTCcgctggctgttgttgttgctgctccaaCAGAAGTCGACGGCTGTTCGCTGTTGTCGCACAGCTCGCGCAACTTTACGACACCCGTGACTATAATCTCCTGCCCGACGTGCACAGCATCAACCAGATCGTGACGTAGTTCTATGTCTAGTTCACCAGGCAGCGTGCTGTCATAGTCCGTCAGCAGGGCAAGACTAGACTCCTCCAGCCGTATGATCTGTCGCACCGAGAGACGCGTATACGGCGAGCTGCGCAGCGCCAGAAAATTGTCCTTGGCACCGCACCGTGGCTTCAGACAGTGATACGGACGCGGCGTGTAGTTGCCTCGCTGACGCAGCGTCTGCTCCGTACGGCAACGTGTACAGCGAAATGCTTGCCAGGCTAGGCCCAATGTGGGTTCACCCACGCTTCTCACAATGCCACGCACCGCAAACAGGCTGTCAACGCGCGCATGTGTAATGCTACTAACCAGCTCGACGGGCACAAAGTCTtccagacgcgcataaatctTCCGTGTGCGTTCAGTGCGCGGCACATACATTTCTTTTGTGGTCCCCAAAGGCAGTATGCTGTCTACAGCTTCTTCGGCAGCATCCAGGCCATTGTTAACGACCACTGTGTGCATGGCCACACCTATTGTGGAGAGTGTACGTAGCGGCTGCCTTTGCAAATCTTCTGTCAGCGTTGGCCATACTGCCTTGAGTTGTTCGTCTTGCACTATTCCCGGAGCTAAGAGCTGAAAGTAGCCGCGTTGCCGAATGCGAGCCgcgtcatatatatgcggaTTACGCTGGTAGTGCGCCTCCACGGCAACAATGCGCTTGGCCAGGTCGCTGTTCGCTACGTACTCCTCACGCAAAAAGTACAGACGCCAACCGGGATAAGCTTGTGGATTGTCGACAAGTAGACTGCGCACTTCCAATGCATCCTCTGGAGCAGCATAGTTTTCAGGACGCAAGTAACTACAGTCTATTGCCGCATTTGACATTCGCTTTCTCGCTGCATCGCCCCCGGCCCGACTACGACTCCACCCGCGGGGCTGTGGAGCACCCCTTGGAACTGAAGCTTGGTCTGCTGCCGGTTGACGATTGCCACCAGCAGGTATAACGCGGCCATTGCGACGAAAATAGAAATATGGACGATAGCCACCGCCGCCGCGCGCTCTGCCGCGCACAAATCTCGAAGCTGGTCGTCCACCTGATGGCGGATTCATATTAATttcgcaacacaatttttaaatatgcactTATTTAGATACCGTTTTTGGCGCTTTGCTTCCTCTTCCAACtgttatcgatatcaataAAAGTGGCcttatttttttatcgatttttcgattttatttcaattcaaatgcatataaCAACACTAAATATCATATTCGAGCTAGAATTGTTTTCTATTGTTTAATTGCATCATCTTCATATCGCGCTCCAATATATCTATTTCAGTGGGCAAGTAATGTTTAAACACAATCTTGACCTTAGTTTTTAGCTCGATAAATGTTTCCAGGACAAGTTTCTCTTCCTCTTCGTTTTCGGCCTGGAATGTTTGAAGCTCGTGAAAGAAATTAACGCATCCATCAAGTAAACTAATTTGCTTCAGTTGAAGTTCAGACAACTGCTTTTGCAAAGccgtaatatttattatatgctCATCAACACGGGTCGACATCGAGGCAATAGAGGCCAACTGCGCCTTGTGTTGATCATCCTTGTTTTCTGAAGCTGTCTTATCCAAACTAATATCCATCACATCGATGCCTGTATCATCAGCGCATTCCTCATTTCTTACTACAGGAGCTGGTGGAATATTACCAGACTTTGGAGATTTGGTTTGCCCCTTCGTTTGCTTTTTAACAGCTCCTTTGCCAGCTGACTGTAACCAAATAAGATCGTTTTCaattttagcttttaatttATACCTTCTAGTTACCTTCTTTTGAGCAGCATTTGATTTATTCATTTTCGGCATTTCTGTAAACTCTCAAGATTgaaatcaatattattaatgaaTTTACTTATTGCTGTAAAATAATGAGAATATGTCAAAAGGCTATTTTACCGTAATGACAGTATATTCACAGCAATCTCATTTTAAAAATTGGGGGAAATAAACATCTTTAATGTTTATTATGCGCAAAAAACCCTTCCCTTGGAGAgcgtaaatatatttttaaaaaaattatatttatatatcgaAAAACATCGTCAGGCTTAAATACTTGAAAGTTGAtggtattttttatatatttttttggtattttgcaAAACACCGAATGCACTCATACTGAAAATTGTTGTGAGTGCTTCGCCAGTTCTTTTTTACAGAAAACTCAAATAATTACAGTTTAAAGCCGCGAACTATTAAATTTGTAGAATGCCGGTGAGTATTTAATGTAATTTGCGTAGCCAACAACAATTCCAAATAGGTATACCAGCTAGTTGTGATTGGTTTTCGTTAAAACGCTAGACCACACGTGAAGTACTTCATAAAATTCGTATCTATTGTTTACCTATTTCCAGGCATACCACTCGCAAATCAAGGACTTTCGCCAACAGGTGGGCAACATGGCCATCCTGCCATTGCGAACCCAGGTACGCGGACCAGCCCCAAGCGCCAATGTAGAGAGTGATATTATTGATGAgtcactttatttttttaaagcaaatGTTTTCTTTCGCACATACGAAGTAAAGGTAGGTGTTGGACTAGGTACATGTgctttgtgtatatatttatatatcttatGTCGTTCATACAGTCGGAAGTGGATCGTGTACTCATCTATATTACGCTGTATATAACCGAATGTCTTAAAAGACTGACCCGCTGCACTAGCAAAGCTCAGGGTCAACAGGAGATGTACAGTTTGGCCATCTCCAAATTCGATATACCCGGCGAGGCTGGTTTTCCATTAAATTCGGTCTACGCCAAGCCCCAGTCCGCCCAGGATGCCGATCTTATGCGTCAGtatttgttgcagctgcgTCACGAGACAGGCAATCGGGTAGTCGAGAAAGTATTTAGCACAGAAGATGGCAAGCCAAACAAATGGTGGACTTGCTTTGCCAAGAAGAAGTTTATGGAGAAGAGCCTGGCCGGTCCAGgccagtaaattaaaatttagcaAGGAATTTACAAGTGCATTATATTCCAATATCGAATTGTATTATTTAGTAATGgcgattgttttttatttcgaaTACAATAATCACGCAAATGTGTTTACGTTGTAAGTGTGGCCCGGTCAACTTCGTTTTTTAATTGGAAAaacatttctaaacaaaaattctaatATGTACAATAAGAGTTAACGGTACAGATGATCGGCCTGCAGATTGGATGCTATCTCCGATTCCCATTTATCGCCATTGCACAAGAGCTTTTCCTTATTGTAGAGCAATTCTTCGTGGGTCTCTGTCGAGAATTCAAAATTGGGGCCCTCAACAATCGCATCGACTGGACAGGCCTCCTGCAAAGGAAACACACCATGAGTTTTATATGGGATACTTATGGGTAATAATTACCTGACAAAAACCGCAATAGATGCATTTGGTCATGTCAATATCGTATCGCGTAGTGCGCCTGCTGCCATCGGCACGTTCCTCTGCCTCAATGGTTATTGCCTGAGCGGGGCAAATAGCTTCGCAAAGCTTGCACGCAATGCAACGCTCCTCACCGCTTGGATAACGGCGCAGGGCATGCTCACCACGGAACCGTGGACTCAGCGGTCCTTTCTCGAATGGGTAATTAATTGTGGCCGGCTCCTTGAAGATGTGCGCCAGTGTGACGGCAAAGCCTCGAAAGAGCTCACCAAAGAACATTGTGGTAGCAGCACGATCTGTGATGTCCTCCATTTCCATGCTCAGCTCCTTATTGTTAACATAAACATAGCCCTTGGGCACACTAACGATGTCTTTAGGCTCGGCTCTATTGGCAGACAGCATACGTGCGCCGTTAGTGCCAAACATCCGCTGACCTGTGCAGAaaacatattatattattgaatCCAAGCAAAAAATTGACACTAGCAAATCTGATTTACTATGACATAAGGTTACGTAACCTCATTTaatgaatttgaatataaatatgtttatcgAATTGAATTAATTGAAAGCCCAGCTTTTCACTAACCATTGCGCGATACTGTGAAAATTCGCATTGTTAGCGACATGTTTGCGGCACACAAATTAATTGTCGGaaacaaaaattacaattgtttttgttgtggtaTTTTTCGGTCGATAGTCAATTTTTATCCAGGGATGGCAGCTGATTTCGCCATTTTCGATAGGCCTCGATTATCATATGACTTACGAATATCGAGT includes:
- the LOC116652174 gene encoding nose resistant to fluoxetine protein 6-like, with the protein product MCPLRLIVSWGVLLAAVQCFEMNMTQYFEMPQLYDFDDYDRCLQEFGSSDDTATYCFVRAEVQPNDTTAAWRAIQEISKYDRHHFDHRQLYFGLCVHKCEAQLAELDADAIQQLQAGVLTDNAKVNVYLELFAMESANRARYNELSNACLNWRLQQRNFGVQAKSVVEYCDTTATAGKVSEEDDPWNLGFYVLVCALILFSCLSSLVDLHLKRRRHDKMLKERDHYKTPPRSLVTRLLLTFSIARNWYRLNQEPNGKIGRELRFLDCFKFFAMFLVIFAHTNWVIYESAISNPQDPERMLHTAVGTLLISGSLITVTFFVISGLLLTVNWLAVTRALAGDKNETWSLAKYAALFVKFNVFRYIRLTVPYGFVLLLSGVYFENAGGPLWRHIYQREQLACRKNWWTNFLFINNYVQTDERCLLQGWYLAADTQSFALSLLVLILGHRFGRWSKQLYGIVLGIFMLLPAVLTYVFDYYPIFLPTPQIQKDSFIGDRQFTEFYTSFQMNFGAYFCGVLAAIAYDQLSLKQYKLRELRSFQVFWFSLIPVGVLWLFTAHPIYQHYYTETPRFWGAIYATVQRNFWAFGLSIFVVGMAAKVGWILRKFACLPIFRILGRLTYGAFIVHLLVARLALATVREPIYFGTGTMFAYIFYVLCASYLSSLLLAIFVELPVSSCLKLLR
- the LOC116652173 gene encoding DNA replication licensing factor REC-like, which encodes MNPPSGGRPASRFVRGRARGGGGYRPYFYFRRNGRVIPAGGNRQPAADQASVPRGAPQPRGWSRSRAGGDAARKRMSNAAIDCSYLRPENYAAPEDALEVRSLLVDNPQAYPGWRLYFLREEYVANSDLAKRIVAVEAHYQRNPHIYDAARIRQRGYFQLLAPGIVQDEQLKAVWPTLTEDLQRQPLRTLSTIGVAMHTVVVNNGLDAAEEAVDSILPLGTTKEMYVPRTERTRKIYARLEDFVPVELVSSITHARVDSLFAVRGIVRSVGEPTLGLAWQAFRCTRCRTEQTLRQRGNYTPRPYHCLKPRCGAKDNFLALRSSPYTRLSVRQIIRLEESSLALLTDYDSTLPGELDIELRHDLVDAVHVGQEIIVTGVVKLRELCDNSEQPSTSVGAATTTASGNLQVYLRACSVQQARHVKLEFSERDLEAISTINTEPNCFKLLVQSLAPELHGHELAKAACLLSLLGENINVLLVGDPGIGKSMMLQNCAQITERGAHVSGKRGAQAANQLGISFCGRNKRVMDAGALLMAGTAGTCLVDGVDKLASKQTLLLQCMQAGELNMPLPGLFASFEAQPAIIACANPQRGQYDQARYLLQNIRITAALLKEFHLVYVLLDRQSTTRDKSLTEHVRALHAGSKRREQIAARYALKPKKSESVCEATFHDAPVVPNDDKDSIMQQDYDLDKRLECNVLEPELDLLPPILMKKFIAYARQNVKPLLNDEAANIIKWHFMELCRRSELEHEQSQIGMGQLLGLISLSQARARLDLSSVVTPLHVRDVIAVLTESMAQTRLATAEAAAPSSSGKSSQLQSFVHMMQLRSAALGRRIFEFEELKDMGTRAGIMTGIAKLVEIANIGGYLLKKGANMYEVVPD
- the LOC116652189 gene encoding uncharacterized protein; translated protein: MPKMNKSNAAQKKSAGKGAVKKQTKGQTKSPKSGNIPPAPVVRNEECADDTGIDVMDISLDKTASENKDDQHKAQLASIASMSTRVDEHIINITALQKQLSELQLKQISLLDGCVNFFHELQTFQAENEEEEKLVLETFIELKTKVKIVFKHYLPTEIDILERDMKMMQLNNRKQF
- the LOC6632769 gene encoding actin-related protein 2/3 complex subunit 3-like, which produces MPAYHSQIKDFRQQVGNMAILPLRTQVRGPAPSANVESDIIDESLYFFKANVFFRTYEVKSEVDRVLIYITLYITECLKRLTRCTSKAQGQQEMYSLAISKFDIPGEAGFPLNSVYAKPQSAQDADLMRQYLLQLRHETGNRVVEKVFSTEDGKPNKWWTCFAKKKFMEKSLAGPGQ
- the LOC116652184 gene encoding NADH dehydrogenase (ubiquinone) 23 kDa subunit, which produces MSLTMRIFTVSRNGQRMFGTNGARMLSANRAEPKDIVSVPKGYVYVNNKELSMEMEDITDRAATTMFFGELFRGFAVTLAHIFKEPATINYPFEKGPLSPRFRGEHALRRYPSGEERCIACKLCEAICPAQAITIEAEERADGSRRTTRYDIDMTKCIYCGFCQEACPVDAIVEGPNFEFSTETHEELLYNKEKLLCNGDKWESEIASNLQADHLYR